The following coding sequences are from one Clostridioides difficile ATCC 9689 = DSM 1296 window:
- a CDS encoding amino acid ABC transporter permease, with the protein MLQGLEIVIAMFCITLIVSIPLGIGVAFLRLSKNKLVSGITQCYILIMRGTPLLLQMIVIFYGLPLLGIVFDRFTAGVVAFFLNYAAYFAEIFRGGIQSIDRGQYEASKVLGFDKFTMYKRVIFPQVFKRILAPISNEVITLVKDTSLVYILGLNDILRISQIAMNREASLLPLFEAGAIYLIFVAILTKGFELLEKKYSYYR; encoded by the coding sequence ATGTTACAAGGTTTAGAGATAGTTATAGCAATGTTTTGTATAACATTGATAGTATCAATTCCATTGGGGATTGGAGTTGCATTTTTAAGATTATCAAAGAATAAATTAGTAAGTGGTATTACACAATGTTATATATTGATAATGAGAGGTACACCTTTACTTTTGCAAATGATAGTCATATTTTACGGATTACCTCTTTTAGGAATTGTATTTGACAGATTTACAGCTGGAGTAGTAGCTTTCTTCTTAAATTATGCAGCATATTTTGCAGAAATATTTAGAGGTGGAATACAGTCAATCGATAGAGGACAATATGAAGCTTCAAAAGTACTAGGATTTGATAAGTTTACTATGTATAAGAGAGTAATCTTTCCACAAGTTTTTAAAAGAATACTAGCACCTATTTCAAATGAAGTAATCACATTAGTAAAAGATACATCTTTAGTATATATATTAGGATTAAATGATATTTTAAGAATATCTCAAATAGCAATGAACAGGGAAGCAAGTCTGTTACCATTATTTGAGGCAGGAGCGATATATCTTATATTTGTAGCTATACTTACTAAGGGATTTGAATTACTTGAAAAAAAATATTCTTATTATAGATAA
- a CDS encoding response regulator transcription factor → MNKVLIIDDDKELCALIKRSVLSEDIEADFCNMGKEGLQKLKEREYQLVILDVMMPGMDGFETLEEIRKESSLPILMFTSKNDSASKVRGLRAGADDYLTKPFDMDELIARIVSLIRRYTRFNQQDGISQQLEFDGLKIDIENRSVTTENGTFELPPKEFDLLLYCAKNQGKILTKQQIYEEVWREEYFYDDSNIMAIISRLRKKLEVNPGSPKYIQTIKGIGYRFNKEV, encoded by the coding sequence ATGAATAAAGTTTTGATTATAGATGATGATAAGGAACTTTGTGCGCTGATTAAACGCAGCGTGCTATCAGAAGATATAGAAGCTGATTTTTGTAATATGGGAAAAGAGGGATTACAAAAATTAAAAGAGAGAGAATATCAACTTGTGATACTGGACGTTATGATGCCTGGTATGGACGGATTTGAAACATTGGAAGAAATTAGAAAAGAAAGCAGCCTGCCGATTTTGATGTTTACATCAAAAAATGACAGTGCTTCTAAAGTACGCGGTTTAAGGGCAGGAGCTGATGATTATTTGACAAAACCTTTTGACATGGACGAACTGATAGCCCGTATCGTTTCCCTTATACGCCGTTATACCCGTTTCAATCAACAGGACGGAATATCACAGCAACTTGAATTTGACGGGTTGAAAATTGATATTGAAAATCGTTCTGTTACTACGGAAAATGGAACTTTTGAATTGCCTCCAAAAGAATTTGACTTACTCTTATACTGCGCGAAAAATCAAGGGAAAATTCTGACAAAGCAACAGATTTATGAAGAAGTGTGGAGAGAGGAATATTTCTATGATGACAGCAACATTATGGCGATTATCAGCCGACTTCGCAAGAAATTAGAGGTAAATCCCGGAAGTCCAAAATATATTCAAACGATTAAAGGTATCGGTTATCGTTTTAACAAGGAGGTTTGA
- a CDS encoding DUF3592 domain-containing protein, whose protein sequence is MEKETMGTVISVTKQWWLKVNRKPVRAHAMNGAAFPHIIKVEYTISGKDYTCKKWIGAGHKVPDKGTTIKVIYYEDKPSKARIEL, encoded by the coding sequence ATGGAAAAAGAAACAATGGGAACTGTAATTTCCGTTACAAAACAATGGTGGTTAAAAGTGAATCGTAAACCTGTCCGCGCCCACGCTATGAATGGCGCAGCCTTTCCGCATATTATCAAGGTTGAATATACGATAAGCGGCAAAGATTACACCTGCAAAAAATGGATTGGTGCAGGACACAAAGTTCCTGACAAGGGAACAACGATTAAAGTTATCTATTATGAAGATAAACCATCAAAAGCAAGAATAGAACTCTGA
- a CDS encoding site-specific integrase yields the protein MSEKRRDNKNRILRTGESQRKDGRYAYKYIDTFGKPQFVYSWKLVPTDKTPAGKRDDIALREKEKEIQKDLDDGIDHIGKKMTVCQLYAKQIRHRANVRHGTKQGRKQLMRILQEDKLGACRIENVKLSDAKEWALRMKEKGYGFKTINNHKRSLKAAFYTAIQDDCIRKNPFDFQLNTVLEDDTEPKEPLSPTQEAAFLSFVQHDKVYQKYYDEIIILLGTGLRISELCGLTEADIDLDKQLINVDHQLLKIADVGYYVETPKTKSGNRVIPMSEKVLEAFQRVLNKRKYAQPVILEGYTKFLFLNRNGLPKVAVNYESMFRGLVRKYNKTQKVALPKIMTPHTLRHTFCTTLANAGMNPKALQYIMGHSNINMTLNYYAHTTSETSITEMKRLIV from the coding sequence ATGTCGGAAAAAAGACGGGATAATAAAAATCGTATTCTCCGCACCGGAGAGAGCCAGAGAAAAGACGGGAGATATGCCTACAAATATATAGATACCTTTGGGAAACCGCAGTTTGTTTATTCTTGGAAGTTAGTGCCTACGGACAAAACCCCGGCAGGAAAGCGCGACGATATAGCGTTGAGGGAAAAAGAGAAAGAAATCCAAAAAGACCTTGACGACGGTATCGACCATATCGGAAAGAAAATGACTGTCTGCCAACTCTACGCAAAGCAGATACGCCACCGGGCAAATGTGCGGCATGGTACAAAGCAGGGGCGAAAACAGCTCATGCGGATTTTGCAGGAGGATAAACTTGGAGCCTGCCGGATTGAAAATGTGAAGCTCTCCGACGCAAAGGAATGGGCGTTACGCATGAAAGAAAAAGGTTACGGCTTCAAGACTATCAACAACCACAAGCGTTCCTTAAAAGCTGCCTTTTACACAGCCATACAGGACGATTGTATTCGTAAAAATCCATTTGACTTCCAGTTGAACACAGTCCTTGAAGATGATACGGAACCAAAGGAACCTCTATCCCCTACGCAGGAAGCGGCTTTTCTGTCCTTTGTGCAGCATGATAAAGTCTATCAGAAATACTACGACGAGATTATCATACTGTTAGGGACAGGGCTTCGTATTTCGGAACTCTGCGGACTGACGGAAGCTGACATTGACTTAGACAAACAGCTTATCAATGTAGACCACCAACTTTTGAAGATTGCAGACGTGGGCTACTATGTGGAAACGCCTAAGACAAAAAGCGGCAACCGGGTTATTCCTATGAGTGAAAAAGTGTTGGAAGCATTTCAACGGGTGCTGAACAAACGGAAATATGCACAGCCTGTTATTTTAGAGGGCTACACAAAATTTCTGTTCCTTAACCGGAACGGCTTGCCAAAAGTGGCAGTCAACTATGAAAGTATGTTCCGGGGGCTTGTAAGGAAATACAACAAAACGCAAAAGGTAGCATTGCCAAAGATAATGACACCGCACACCTTACGCCACACATTCTGCACCACGTTAGCAAATGCAGGAATGAACCCAAAGGCATTGCAGTACATCATGGGACATTCCAACATCAATATGACGTTGAACTATTACGCGCATACGACTTCCGAAACGTCGATAACCGAAATGAAGCGGCTGATTGTATAA
- a CDS encoding sensor histidine kinase, which yields MEAVIFLSIIIALFSILVSCFAIRRVKKQIAEITDALIDVKNGNGNRRILSATNELVAPLAYEINEIVVSYESRLSTVRQTEETNRQLMTSLSHDVRTPLTTLIGYLDAAHKGIVTGKDRDDYIETARRKAHDLKEYIDVLFDWFKLNSNEFAMDINIVEAAELTRNILIDWIPIFEDKQIDYNIDIPEQPFRVKLDTDGYMRILNNLIQNVISHSHADKIEIILSKQEKNMQIRLADNGIGIEKEDLKHIFERLYKCDKGRSEKGSGLGLSIAHQLVEKMNGTITANSIQGTGTEFTLLFPLAN from the coding sequence ATGGAAGCAGTCATTTTTCTATCCATAATAATTGCACTTTTCTCTATTCTTGTTTCCTGCTTTGCTATTCGACGTGTTAAAAAACAGATAGCCGAGATAACAGACGCATTGATTGATGTAAAAAACGGAAATGGAAACAGGCGTATTTTATCTGCAACAAATGAACTGGTAGCCCCTCTTGCCTATGAAATAAATGAGATTGTTGTGTCTTATGAGAGCAGGCTTTCTACTGTCCGGCAGACAGAAGAAACAAACCGACAGCTTATGACAAGTCTTTCCCATGATGTTCGGACACCGCTTACAACGCTTATTGGGTATCTTGACGCTGCCCATAAAGGAATTGTTACAGGAAAAGACAGGGACGACTATATCGAAACAGCCCGCCGCAAAGCTCACGATTTGAAAGAATATATTGATGTTCTTTTTGACTGGTTCAAATTAAATTCTAATGAGTTTGCTATGGATATAAATATTGTTGAAGCTGCGGAGCTGACACGAAATATCTTGATTGACTGGATACCCATATTTGAAGATAAGCAGATAGATTACAATATTGATATTCCCGAACAGCCTTTCAGGGTAAAACTTGATACGGACGGCTATATGCGGATATTGAACAATCTTATTCAAAATGTAATTTCTCACAGTCATGCGGATAAAATAGAAATAATCCTGTCAAAGCAGGAAAAAAATATGCAAATCCGATTAGCAGATAATGGAATAGGGATTGAAAAAGAAGATTTGAAGCATATTTTTGAACGGCTCTATAAATGCGATAAGGGACGGTCTGAAAAAGGCAGCGGTCTTGGGCTTTCTATCGCACACCAACTTGTAGAAAAAATGAACGGCACAATAACAGCAAATAGCATACAGGGAACAGGAACGGAATTTACTTTGCTTTTTCCCTTAGCAAATTAA
- a CDS encoding ABC transporter ATP-binding protein — MDKNYIIETKNLTKQYGSQKSVADLNIHVQKGRIYGLLGRNGAGKTTTMKMLLGLTKPTSGEVKIWGKSLQGNEKKLLPRIGSLIESPGFYPNLTATENLQIFATLRGIPNRHSIKNTLDLVGLPYKDKKLFSQYSLGMKQRLAIALAVMHDPELLILDEPINGLDPIGIAEVRSFIRELCDTKGKTILISSHILSEISLLADDIGIIDHGALLEEESLAELEQKSSKHIRFTLSDTAQAARILERTFHESHFSIQDDHNLRLHNLDLSVGKIVTAFVENGLEVSEAHTCEESLEDYFKRVTGGEGIA, encoded by the coding sequence ATGGACAAAAATTATATCATTGAAACAAAAAATCTTACAAAGCAGTACGGCTCACAAAAGAGTGTCGCTGACTTAAATATTCATGTGCAGAAAGGGAGAATTTACGGACTGCTTGGAAGAAACGGAGCCGGAAAAACGACTACTATGAAAATGCTACTTGGATTGACAAAGCCAACTTCCGGCGAAGTTAAAATATGGGGAAAGTCTTTGCAGGGGAATGAAAAGAAATTGTTGCCCCGTATCGGTAGTCTGATTGAGTCGCCCGGTTTTTACCCTAATTTGACTGCTACGGAAAACTTACAAATTTTTGCTACCTTACGGGGCATACCCAACCGTCATTCAATTAAAAACACATTGGATTTGGTAGGATTGCCTTATAAAGACAAAAAACTGTTTTCCCAGTATTCTCTTGGTATGAAACAACGGCTTGCGATTGCACTTGCAGTTATGCACGACCCTGAACTTCTGATTTTAGATGAACCTATCAATGGGCTTGACCCGATTGGAATTGCAGAAGTACGTTCTTTTATTCGCGAGCTTTGCGATACAAAGGGAAAAACAATTTTAATTTCCAGTCATATCCTTTCGGAGATTTCTCTGCTAGCAGATGATATTGGAATTATCGACCATGGCGCACTATTGGAAGAAGAAAGTCTTGCGGAACTGGAACAAAAAAGCAGCAAACATATCCGATTTACTCTTTCTGATACCGCACAGGCAGCAAGAATTTTAGAGCGTACTTTCCATGAGAGTCATTTCTCTATACAGGACGACCACAATTTACGCTTGCATAATCTTGATTTGTCCGTAGGAAAAATCGTGACTGCTTTTGTAGAAAATGGATTGGAGGTATCAGAAGCCCATACTTGTGAAGAAAGTCTTGAAGATTACTTCAAGCGTGTGACAGGAGGCGAAGGAATTGCTTAA
- a CDS encoding arsenate reductase family protein, whose amino-acid sequence MIKLYGYTKCSTVKKAKNWLKENNLEFEDIDMVQNPPSKEELKSIYKTSGYDIKKFFNTSGMKYRELGLKDIVKTESDDKLLEILVSDGMLIKRPLLLDGKNVLLGFKEDVWKSTLLKED is encoded by the coding sequence ATGATTAAATTATATGGATATACAAAATGCTCTACTGTTAAAAAAGCTAAAAATTGGCTTAAGGAAAATAATTTAGAATTTGAAGATATAGATATGGTTCAAAATCCTCCTAGTAAAGAGGAGTTAAAATCAATTTATAAGACTAGTGGATATGATATAAAGAAATTTTTTAATACAAGTGGTATGAAATATAGAGAATTGGGTCTTAAAGATATTGTAAAAACTGAATCTGATGATAAACTTTTAGAAATATTGGTAAGTGATGGTATGCTTATTAAAAGACCATTACTTTTGGATGGTAAAAATGTATTATTGGGCTTTAAAGAAGATGTATGGAAAAGTACTTTGCTAAAAGAAGATTAG
- a CDS encoding ABC transporter permease, with translation MLKLIKCEFWKLKRKRLLYALMSLSLFFPLILAYMAKAGTGADTTEHYLQTRFDYVYTMMLGYGLVFLLPCLIGIIAAILFFIERDCDTSKNLRTIPVTNTQLIMAKISMLFIFSVAFCLISTLSVAFFCKLFHVGMVYGMTYKIFMSLIFGVLIVAASLPIVFLIIYFNKSFLLSILLAFFYSIFNWGILGTIGTSISAAKIAFLNSFPVICVMNWTSGLMMDNLQKDNLLPEAYAIVPTTCHTIFIMAITVILSLWLIIRFYKKWTR, from the coding sequence TTGCTTAAACTGATTAAGTGCGAATTTTGGAAATTAAAGCGAAAAAGACTGTTGTATGCACTGATGTCATTGTCGTTATTTTTTCCGTTGATTTTGGCATATATGGCAAAGGCGGGAACTGGTGCAGATACAACGGAACACTATCTTCAAACCCGATTTGATTATGTCTATACAATGATGTTGGGATATGGTTTAGTTTTTTTGCTTCCATGTCTAATTGGTATCATTGCCGCTATTTTGTTTTTTATAGAAAGAGATTGTGATACTTCCAAAAACCTTAGAACAATTCCAGTTACAAATACACAACTCATTATGGCAAAAATTTCTATGCTCTTTATTTTCAGCGTTGCATTTTGTCTGATAAGCACATTGTCTGTTGCGTTTTTTTGTAAATTGTTTCATGTAGGAATGGTTTACGGTATGACTTATAAGATATTTATGAGCCTTATTTTTGGAGTTCTTATCGTAGCAGCTTCTTTACCGATTGTATTTTTAATTATTTACTTTAACAAAAGTTTTTTACTTTCTATCCTGCTTGCATTTTTTTATTCCATTTTTAACTGGGGCATACTGGGAACGATTGGGACATCTATAAGTGCTGCCAAAATTGCTTTCTTAAATTCTTTTCCGGTTATATGTGTTATGAACTGGACAAGCGGCTTAATGATGGATAATTTGCAAAAAGATAATCTTTTGCCGGAAGCCTATGCGATTGTACCAACCACTTGCCATACAATTTTTATTATGGCAATTACAGTTATACTTTCTTTGTGGCTGATAATTCGCTTTTATAAAAAATGGACGAGGTAA
- a CDS encoding excisionase: MNNNDVPIWEKYTLTIEEAAKYFRIGESKLRKLAEENPVPDWVMMNGNRIQIKRKQFEKMIDTVDAI, encoded by the coding sequence TTGAACAATAACGACGTGCCGATTTGGGAAAAGTACACTCTTACCATAGAAGAAGCAGCAAAATATTTCCGTATCGGAGAAAGCAAGCTGCGGAAACTGGCAGAAGAAAATCCCGTCCCGGACTGGGTAATGATGAACGGAAACCGTATTCAGATTAAGCGTAAGCAATTTGAAAAAATGATTGATACGGTGGACGCAATCTGA
- a CDS encoding ABC transporter permease, whose amino-acid sequence MRNIIKTEFLKLKRYSVIKAGIIMTTLSPLLSLFYSTANGGQTWTFDYFMQQVMISNCTLFFPIIIALIAGYIITREYTDDTMKNILTIPIPYKQLLSGKLLILLLLTISFSLIGCVIALVINIIVGFPGVHFGNLLNMFIRVTGANIGIYISVLPIILIFCCSANNFLGGVALAFVYGYFGTFEGTLLNYYPIKASMILVDPTCGAEYGYTYHIFPAFITIVLTFLISMIILANKKKEPGTLTVGKKKKAVRKKGW is encoded by the coding sequence ATGAGAAATATAATAAAAACTGAATTTTTAAAATTAAAACGATATTCTGTAATAAAAGCCGGAATTATTATGACAACACTTTCTCCGTTGCTGTCACTGTTTTATTCCACAGCCAACGGTGGACAGACATGGACATTTGACTATTTTATGCAACAGGTTATGATTAGTAACTGTACCTTATTTTTCCCGATTATTATTGCGCTGATTGCAGGTTATATCATAACAAGGGAATATACAGACGATACTATGAAGAATATATTAACAATTCCTATTCCATATAAACAGTTACTTTCTGGAAAATTACTTATTCTATTGCTGTTGACAATCAGCTTTAGTCTTATAGGTTGTGTGATAGCATTAGTAATCAATATTATTGTCGGATTTCCGGGAGTTCATTTTGGCAATCTACTCAATATGTTTATTCGTGTTACTGGGGCGAATATAGGAATTTATATTTCAGTCTTGCCGATTATTCTGATATTCTGTTGTTCGGCAAATAATTTTTTGGGTGGAGTTGCACTAGCTTTTGTGTATGGATATTTTGGAACTTTTGAAGGAACACTGTTAAATTATTATCCGATTAAAGCAAGCATGATTTTAGTAGACCCTACTTGTGGTGCGGAATATGGTTATACTTATCACATTTTCCCCGCTTTCATTACAATAGTTTTGACTTTCTTGATTTCTATGATTATTCTTGCAAATAAAAAGAAAGAACCCGGCACATTGACTGTTGGTAAGAAGAAAAAAGCAGTTAGAAAAAAAGGTTGGTAA
- a CDS encoding amino acid ABC transporter ATP-binding protein — protein MLKIKNLNKSFKKNRVLKDISFELEEGQIGVLLGKSGAGKTTILRCINGLEEFDSGEIIIDNEVIKNKRDMAKIRGKIGMVFQNFNLFPHMTVLENIIESPVNVFKVPRKEAEERARELLRLVDLEDKLNSYPFELSGGQQQRVAIARSCALMPKVLCFDEPTSALDIDTIQRVVNIMNRLKDKGMTILIITHDVVFSNNVADKIISIKDGIVENVQIKEKIV, from the coding sequence ATGTTGAAAATCAAAAACTTAAATAAATCATTTAAAAAAAATAGAGTACTTAAAGATATTTCTTTTGAGTTAGAAGAAGGTCAGATTGGAGTTTTACTTGGTAAGTCTGGTGCAGGAAAGACCACAATATTAAGGTGTATAAATGGTCTTGAAGAATTTGATAGTGGAGAGATTATAATAGATAATGAGGTAATAAAAAATAAGAGAGATATGGCAAAAATACGAGGAAAAATAGGTATGGTTTTTCAAAATTTCAACTTATTTCCTCATATGACAGTCCTTGAAAATATAATTGAATCCCCAGTTAATGTTTTTAAAGTTCCTAGAAAAGAGGCTGAAGAGAGGGCTAGAGAACTTTTAAGATTAGTTGATTTAGAAGATAAATTAAATTCTTATCCATTTGAATTGTCAGGAGGACAGCAACAGAGAGTTGCTATAGCTAGGTCATGTGCATTGATGCCAAAAGTCCTTTGTTTTGATGAACCTACTTCTGCACTTGATATTGATACTATTCAAAGAGTAGTCAATATAATGAACAGACTTAAAGACAAAGGTATGACAATATTAATAATTACACATGATGTTGTCTTCTCAAATAATGTTGCAGATAAAATTATAAGTATAAAAGATGGTATAGTAGAAAATGTTCAAATAAAAGAAAAAATTGTTTAG
- a CDS encoding C-GCAxxG-C-C family (seleno)protein produces MCDKVIASKYHEKGFNCAESVIKAYNEEFNTDIPVCLGSGLGSGCGVASLCGAVNASNIIIGYVKGRNHEDESTKAKVYAKDLTTTVRKEYGSELCIDLKKDLVACREIMDFAYDSLKETLKKEL; encoded by the coding sequence ATGTGTGATAAAGTTATAGCATCAAAATATCATGAGAAGGGATTTAATTGTGCAGAATCAGTTATAAAAGCATATAATGAGGAATTTAATACAGATATACCAGTTTGTTTAGGAAGTGGACTGGGTTCAGGGTGTGGGGTTGCTAGTTTATGTGGTGCAGTAAATGCATCAAATATAATAATTGGATATGTAAAAGGCAGAAACCACGAAGATGAAAGTACTAAAGCTAAAGTATATGCTAAAGATTTAACTACAACAGTAAGAAAAGAGTATGGTTCAGAGTTATGTATAGACCTAAAAAAAGATTTAGTTGCTTGTAGAGAAATAATGGATTTCGCATATGATAGTCTAAAGGAAACTTTAAAAAAAGAATTATAA
- a CDS encoding methylated-DNA--[protein]-cysteine S-methyltransferase produces the protein MSLVYDVYKSKLGNLYILSEDGFIVSIYIGDEKFNNLKNECIKKGIDIKRSKEDLKEAISQIDDYFNGKRKVFNLNIRIEGTEFQKSVYREMLKIPYGETLCYSDIARNINNPKSVRAIGQASKSNKIPIIIPCHRVVGKKDIGGYMGNHSDLKEILLNLERQS, from the coding sequence ATGAGTTTAGTATATGATGTTTATAAATCAAAATTAGGAAATTTGTACATATTAAGTGAAGATGGTTTTATAGTTAGTATATACATAGGAGATGAAAAATTTAATAATTTAAAAAATGAATGTATTAAAAAAGGAATTGATATAAAGAGAAGTAAGGAAGATTTAAAGGAAGCAATAAGCCAGATAGATGATTACTTTAATGGAAAAAGAAAAGTCTTTAATTTAAATATTCGTATTGAAGGGACTGAATTTCAAAAATCAGTTTATAGGGAAATGTTAAAAATACCTTATGGAGAAACATTGTGTTATTCAGATATAGCAAGAAATATAAACAATCCAAAATCAGTAAGAGCAATAGGACAAGCAAGTAAAAGTAATAAAATTCCAATAATAATACCTTGTCATAGAGTAGTTGGCAAAAAAGATATTGGTGGATATATGGGGAATCATTCTGATTTGAAAGAGATACTATTAAATTTAGAAAGACAGAGTTAA
- a CDS encoding helix-turn-helix domain-containing protein produces the protein MNGTNGNQNDYPENALVPYPVILAASKGDPDAMKMVLQHFSGYIASLSMRKLYDERGNVYYGVDEDIRERLQARLMRAILTFRAE, from the coding sequence ATGAATGGAACGAATGGTAATCAAAACGACTACCCGGAAAATGCCCTTGTTCCCTATCCCGTTATTTTGGCGGCGAGCAAAGGCGACCCGGACGCTATGAAAATGGTCTTGCAGCATTTCAGCGGCTACATAGCAAGTCTTTCCATGCGGAAGCTCTACGACGAGCGCGGCAATGTCTATTATGGCGTTGACGAGGATATTCGGGAACGGCTGCAAGCAAGACTGATGAGGGCTATCCTCACTTTTCGGGCTGAATAA
- a CDS encoding RNA polymerase sigma factor, translated as MEPNRREFQKQCVFQSFCKRVLHNEACNAHDEIRRRRKREVSFCDLALHEERQLYTTDKYFQAETAEPTYQMAGKEITPKLLLEAIRTLPEEKRTAILLYYFEGMTDVEIGKMFNTSRSTIQYRRTSSFELLKKYLEEHADEWNEW; from the coding sequence ATGGAACCTAATCGCAGAGAATTTCAGAAGCAATGTGTCTTTCAAAGTTTCTGTAAACGGGTGCTACACAACGAAGCCTGTAACGCCCATGATGAAATCCGGCGACGCAGGAAACGGGAAGTTTCTTTTTGTGACCTTGCCTTGCATGAGGAACGGCAGCTTTACACTACGGATAAATATTTTCAAGCTGAAACAGCCGAGCCGACTTATCAAATGGCAGGAAAAGAAATAACCCCGAAGTTATTGCTTGAAGCAATACGCACCCTGCCGGAAGAAAAGAGAACTGCTATACTTCTGTACTATTTCGAGGGCATGACTGACGTGGAAATCGGAAAGATGTTCAATACGTCGCGCAGCACGATACAGTACAGACGGACAAGCTCTTTTGAACTGTTAAAGAAATATTTGGAGGAACACGCTGATGAATGGAACGAATGGTAA
- a CDS encoding helix-turn-helix domain-containing protein, protein MEYMSCPEAAKKWGISERRVQILCREKRIQGVSKLGYMWLIPKDAEKPIDGRTKQGKELYHE, encoded by the coding sequence ATGGAATATATGTCTTGCCCCGAAGCAGCAAAGAAGTGGGGAATTTCTGAAAGGCGGGTACAGATACTTTGCAGGGAGAAACGCATACAGGGTGTTTCAAAACTTGGGTATATGTGGTTGATACCAAAAGACGCGGAAAAACCGATTGACGGTAGAACCAAACAAGGAAAGGAGCTATACCATGAATAA
- a CDS encoding amino acid ABC transporter substrate-binding protein, with protein sequence MKNILKKVGIFTIMLGLLGGVVGCSKPNNEKDKDASKESKKEVVVGFDNTFVPMGFLDEKGDTVGFDVDLAKETFKRLGMEVKFQPIDWSMKETELNDSKTVDVLWNGYSITDERKKIVSYTEPYLQNKQIIVTLSDSKINSKADLKDKEVGTQQGSTALDAVEKDKDFMNSLKGGAPVLYDTYDKALRDLEIGRTSAVVGDEVLIRYYMGQKGEDKYKVLKDDFGLEDYVVATSKENPELCEKINETLKEMKKDGTFDKIYDKWFK encoded by the coding sequence ATGAAAAATATATTAAAAAAAGTAGGAATATTTACAATTATGTTAGGTTTATTAGGTGGAGTTGTAGGTTGTTCAAAACCAAATAATGAAAAAGATAAGGATGCTTCAAAGGAATCTAAAAAAGAAGTAGTTGTAGGGTTTGATAATACGTTTGTACCAATGGGATTTTTAGATGAAAAGGGAGATACAGTAGGATTTGACGTAGACTTAGCTAAAGAAACATTTAAAAGACTTGGAATGGAAGTTAAGTTTCAGCCTATAGATTGGTCAATGAAGGAAACTGAATTAAATGATTCAAAAACTGTAGATGTATTATGGAATGGATATTCTATAACAGACGAAAGAAAGAAAATAGTATCATATACAGAACCATATTTACAAAATAAACAGATAATAGTTACTCTAAGTGACTCAAAAATAAATTCAAAAGCTGATTTAAAAGATAAAGAAGTTGGAACACAACAAGGTTCAACAGCACTTGATGCAGTGGAAAAGGATAAAGATTTTATGAATAGTTTAAAAGGTGGAGCACCAGTTCTTTATGATACTTATGATAAAGCACTTAGAGATTTAGAGATAGGTAGAACTAGTGCAGTTGTTGGTGATGAAGTTTTAATTAGATACTATATGGGACAAAAGGGTGAAGACAAATACAAGGTATTAAAAGACGATTTTGGATTAGAAGATTATGTTGTAGCAACTTCTAAAGAAAATCCAGAACTTTGTGAGAAAATAAATGAAACATTAAAAGAAATGAAAAAAGATGGAACTTTTGACAAAATTTATGATAAGTGGTTTAAATAG